In one Musa acuminata AAA Group cultivar baxijiao chromosome BXJ2-5, Cavendish_Baxijiao_AAA, whole genome shotgun sequence genomic region, the following are encoded:
- the LOC103985696 gene encoding uncharacterized protein LOC103985696 gives MTTRITPGVGANLLGQHSAERNQEATTYVGNLDPQVSEELLWELFVQAGPVVNVYVPKDRVTNLHQGYGFVEFRSEEDADYAIKILNMIKLYGKPIRVNKASQDKKSLDVGANLFVGNLDPDVDEKLLYDTFSAFGVIVTNPKIMRDPETGNSRGFGFVSYDSFEASDAAIESMNGQYLCNRQITVSYAYKKDTKGERHGTPAERVLAASNPGTQRIRPHTLFASGPPTLPNGPQANGSVPPAIPPRPFANGPLPPAPLPAVRPPSMPVGQFPPPMQWPAHPQPGQGLPQPVMPPPPLQQFRPPANLPPPPPTGMMRPPPPPPSGVGVPPPALWRPPPPPQQMAGRPMPPPPMPMPPNMMPNGSVP, from the exons ATGACCACTCGAATTACTCCCGGAGTGGGAGCCAACCTCCTCGGCCAGCACTCCGCGGAGAGGAATCAGGAAGCCACAACCTATGTGGGAAACCTAGACCCGCAG GTTTCGGAGGAGTTGTTATGGGAATTATTTGTCCAAGCTGGCCCAGTTG TTAATGTATATGTTCCAAAAGATAGGGTTACAAATCTTCACCAAGGATATGGCTTTGTGGAGTTTCGGAGCGAAGAAGATGCGGATTAT GCTATTAAGATCTTGAACATGATTAAACTTTATGGAAAGCCAATACGTGTAAACAAG GCTTCTCAAGACAAGAAGAGCTTGGATGTAGGGGCAAACCTTTTTGTTGGTAATCTTGACCCG GATGTAGATGAGAAGCTTCTCTATGATACATTCAGTGCATTTGGTGTTATTGTAACAAATCCGAAG ATAATGCGTGACCCTGAGACTGGGAACTCTCGAGGCTTTGGTTTTGTTAGCTATGATTCCTTTGAGGCATCTGATGCAGCGATAGAG TCCATGAATGGTCAGTATCTTTGTAACCGTCAAATCACTGTTTCATATGCATATAAGAAGGATACCAAAGGAGAACGCCATGGCACCCCAGCAG AGCGGGTTCTAGCAGCTAGCAACCCAGGAACTCAGAGGATCAGACCACATACCTTGTTCGCTAGTGGACCACCAACGCTCCCTAATGGCCCCCAGGCAAATGGATCAGTTCCCCCAGCAATCCCTCCCAGGCCATTTGCCAATGGACCACTACCACCAGCTCCACTTCCAGCAGTACGCCCCCCATCGATGCCAGTTGGACAATTTCCTCCCCCAATGCAGTGGCCTGCCCACCCTCAACCTGGACAAGGCCTTCCACAACCTGTGATGCCTCCACCACCACTCCAACAGTTCAGGCCTCCAGCAAACTTGCCACCACCTCCACCCACAGGTATGATgaggccgccaccaccaccaccttctggGGTGGGTGTTCCACCACCTGCTCTATGGAGACCACCGCCACCACCTCAGCAGATGGCTGGAAGGCCCATGCCTCCACCTCCGATGCCCATGCCACCAAATATGATGCCAAATGGCTCGGTTCCATGA